In Pikeienuella piscinae, the sequence GAGTTACGCCCGCATCCGCCCGCAACATTTTAAGAGGCGACCCATACGACGACCGGAGGGTAGGCTCGGCTATGAGGTCGATACACCTGGCACGCGTACAGCGGCCTTGTCAGACTAAACGAGCTTGAGCGTGGGAGGTCCGATTTGTTGTAGAAGTCATCACTTGATCTGACAGACGGCGTCGTGAAGCTGAGGTGAGAGCCGAGGCCGGGCGTGGAACGGTTGGGGTGGTGGAACGCCCGGCCTCGGCGTTTTGGAGAACGTCGACATGACCAAGGACCAGAAGATCATCCGCGCGAAGGTGGGGCTGCTCGAGCTCGCCAAGCAACTTGGGAACGTGAGCCAGGCCTGCAAGATGATGGGCTACTCCCGCGACAGCTTCTATCGCTTCAAGGAGCTCTATGAGACCGGCGGCGAGATGGCGTTGCAGGAGCTGTCGCGGCGCAAGCCGCTCCTGGCGAACCGGACGCCGCCGGAGGTGGAGGCGCTGATCGTCGAGCTGTCGCTGGAGCTGCCGGCCTACGGCCAGGTGCGCATCGCCAACGAGCTGCGCAAACGCGGCCATTCGCTTTCGCCGGCCGGCGTGCGCGGGGTCAGGCGGCGTCACGAACTGGAGACGATGAAGAAGCGTCTGAAGGCGCTGGAGGCGAAGGTGGCGCAGGACGGCATCGTCCTGACCGAGAGCCAACTCGCCGCGCTCGAGAAGGCCAAGGCCGAGAAGGAGGCGCACGGCGAGTTCGAGAGCGAATGTCCGGGCTATTGCGGCGCCGAGGACACCTTCTATGTCGGCAACATGAAGGGCGTGGGCCGGATCTATCAGCAGACCTTCATCGACACCTATTCGAAGGTGGCCTTCGCCAAGCTCTACGAGCGCAAGACGCCAATCACCGCGGCGGACCTGCTGAACGACCGCGTCGTGCCGTTCTTCGACGACCAGGAGGTGAAGCTCTGCCGGATGCTGACCGACCGGGGGACGGAATATTGCGGCAAAACGCCGATGCAGACCTTTCTTGACGCCGCGCCAATAGCGAAGGAGAAAATGATCGCCGCCTGATCACAGATCGACAGGTGGAACCCGACCGACATCCGGACGCCAAATGTCCGATAAAGTCTAAGAGCCTGCCCCGAAATGAGTTGAGCGATATCAGAGGGTTGTGATTCACGTCGGTTTGCAACGACTGACGGAGACCCGATGCCCTGGGATGATATCGCCCGCGCGGAATATGCGCGACGGTCAGCGCGCTATGCAAGCGACCTGACGGATCGGGAATGGGAGGTGATCGCCGCCTACATGCCTGATCGACGCGGTCTGGGCCGCCCGCGCACAACCGATCTGCGGGAGGTGATGAACGCGATCCTTTACATCGCCTCGACCGGCTGCCCTTGGCGCTATCTTCCGACGGAGTTTCCGCCTGTTTCGGCCGTGCAGCGTTACTTCTACCGCTGGCGGGACGAAGGCTTCTGGCCCGCACTCAACAATGCGCTGGTGATGGTGTCACGGGAGCTGGAGGGGCGCGAGGCGTCTCCGACCGCAGGCGTGATCGACAGTCAGAGCGTGAAAACCACAGAGGCGGGAGGGGTTTGCGGCTACGACGCTGGGAAAAAGATCAGGGGCCGCAAGCGCCACATGGTGGTCGATACGATTGGGCTGATGGTTGGCCTGGTCGTTCACGGCGCCGGCGTGCAGGACCGCGACGGCGCCCCGCTCGTGCTGGCGTCCATCCGCAGACGCTGGCCGTGGCTGCGCCACGTCTTCGCACCCTCTCGGTGAATGTTCCATTCACCTGCCGGGCGATGGACGGCGGCTATGCCGGGAAGAAACTGCGCCGCGCCCTGACCGGGTTCGGCGACTGGCGCATCGAGATCATCAAGCGATCTGATCGCGCCGAAGGGTTCGAGATCATTCCAAGGCGATGGGTTGTCGAGCGCACCTTCGCATGGCTTGGAAGATGCCGCCGTCTCGCCAAGGACTGGGAGCGATCCATCGCCTCGTCCGAGGCGTGGGCGAACGTCGCGCATATCCGACTGCTCACCAGACGCCTCGCAAGGTATTGTTATGTTTGACCGAGTTTCGAGCCAGGCTCTTAGCCGTCTCAATCGAAACCTCTTTGACGATCGAAAAATTAAATTTGCGTTTATCAGCGCGATATTCGTCACCCCCAGCGCGCCTATCCGAAGCCTTCATTAAAACCGTTAAGCGCGACTACGTCCGCGCTATGCCGCTTCGCCGCGCCTTTACTATGCGTTTACAGCGCCTGTTAGCCAATTCACAAGGCGAAGCCGGACTGCGTGCAGGTGGGTATGCATTTCGCGACGGGATCGCTCGGGGTCGTCGCCTGCCAGCGCTTTTAAGATTCGAATGTGTTCCTTGGCCTGATTAACGAAATTCGATGGCATTCTAGGGGCGTGGCACATCCGCGCTTTTCGCCTGAGATCCATGATCATATCTTGCAGAAGCGGCTCTCCGTTGGCCTCGGCGATGCTGTCGTGAAATGCGTCGTCATGTTGCCAGAACTTCTCAAGAGCGACATCTTGCGCATTGGCGAACCGGGCTGCGTCCGCGGCCAATGTGGCGGCGAGGCGCGTGTTCATCCGACCCGTTGCAAGCGCTGCTGCCTCTCCTTCCAGAGCTCGGCGAACCGTGAGGATTTGCAACAGATCTTCGATGTAGAACCGCCGAATCATCACAGCGCCATTGGGAAGGCGTTCGACTAAACCCTCGCCCTCGAGCCGCACCAAGGCCGCTCTCAGCGGCGTTCGAGACACACCGATGACGCCAGCGATGCGCCGTTCAGTCAGGACGGACCCTTGGGGGAGGGTGCCATCAATGATTTGCGCGCGCAGCCCTTGATAGCTGCTTTCCGTCAAGTTCAACTGATTGCTGCTGTTAGCGGATTCGCGTGATTGAGCCATCTTTATGTTTCCGGTTCGGTGAGCGAGTTAAGCGGCGCCCAAAAGCTAAAGTCGCCTGCATCGCCGCGGCGTTGGTGGCGCTTCACACGGCATTCGGGCCGTGGAGCCGCTGCTTTGGCCAGTGCTGTTTATGGATTAGCTCATAAGACTTCACGAATTTTTCTCCCAGATTTTTTGTTGCAACAGCCTTCATGCTTGCTACGGTATACCAAGTGGATACCTAAAAGGGAAAGCCTTAGATGAGCCGCGTTATCCGAACTGAACCGCTTACTTCAGAGCGCTTTGAGCGCTATGGAGACGTTCTCGTCCCGCCATCGTCGGCTGGTCGCAACTTCTTCGAGGCGAGTTTGCGCAATGATCGTCTAGATGTCGGGGCAAGTCTTTCCTTGTCGCGGGTCGAGGCCGCTGAATCCTTTCCGCTGAAAGCGCTGCGGATGGAGCGCCACGAAAAAAGCTCACAGTCCTTTGTGCCATTGGGGCCTGTTCGGTTCCTCGTGCTCGTCGCCCCCCATGCCGCTGAAGGGGGGCCGAACATGGGCGAGGCGCGCGCTTTTCTCGCTCAAGGCGGAGTCGGCGTCACCTACGGCGCTGATGTCTGGCATCACCCGCTATCCGTCTTTCAAGCTCCTGCTGGCTTCGCGGTCTTCATGTGGCGCGACGGTGGACCCGAAGACGAAGAATTTGTCGACATTGAGCCTTTAACGGTGCTCCCCATGGAGGACATCTGATGCCCAGCTATGATCGCGACCTGATCGGCTACGCCAATAATCCCCCAAACCCGCGTTGGCCCAGCGGAGCGCGGGTCGCTCTAAATTTCGTCATGAACTATGAGGAGGGCTCAGAGCCCTCGGTTCAGGATGGCGAGGGTTATACCGAAACCGGGCTGACCGAGGCTCCGCTCGATCCGGGCGTAAAGGGGCGCGACCTCGCGGGCGAGGGCATGTTCGCCTACGGCTCGAGAGTCGGCTTTTGGCGCTTGATGCGCCTGTTCCAGGAGCGAGGTCTGCCGCTGACCGTTTTTGGATGCGCATTGGCGATCGAGCGCAACCCGAAGGCGGCTGCGGCCATCGCCTCCTCAGGGTTTGACGTCTGTTGCCACGGATGGCGCTGGGTGCCCCATTATCATCTGAGCGAGGAGGAGGAGCGCGAACACATTCGAAAAGCAATCGCATCCTTGCAGCAGACGATCGGCGAGCGGCCGTTGGGCTGGTATTGTCGGTATGGCCCCAGTGTAAACACCAGAAAGCTTTTGATGGAAGAAGGCGGATTTCTCTATGATAGCGACGCCTATGACGACGAATTGCCTTACTGGACTAAAGTTAATGGGGATCCCCATCTCGTCGTTCCGTACAGCCTTACTCACAATGATGGGAAGTTCATTAATGGCGGCATAGCAACCGGTGGTCAATTCTTCGAGTTTTTGAAGGATGGTTTTGACATGCTGTGGCGCGAAGGAAAAGGCACCCCAAAAATGATGTCGGTGGGCCTTCACATGCGGCTCATCGGTCATCCAGCGCGCGCAGCAGGGCTGGAGCGCTTTCTCGACTATGTCTCAGCGCACAAGAATGTGTGGATCACTCGGCGGCTCGATATAGCCGAGCATTGGCGCACCCACCATCCGTTCCCCGAAGCAAGAACATAAAGCGGAGGATGCCCACATGCAGCGACGTCAACCTAGCCGCCGGACCGCCTTGAAACTGGCGGACGCCGGCGCATTCAGCTTGGCCACCGGCATCGGCACGAGATCCAGCTTCGCCAATCCCCGGGGCGACGGGTTCATCACCGCTTCGATCCTCGGCGCGCTGCCGCACCTGCATCCCTGGGAGTACCGAACCATGATTTCGGAGCTTTGCCGATCCTGACCTGCAGCAACCTAGTGTACACCGCGCCCGATGGCACGCTGCATCGCGAAGTCGCCGCCGCCATGCCGGAGATCTCGGAAGACAGACTTCATTATTCATTCGACCTGCGCGACGACGTCATTTTCGCTGACGGGAAGAAGCTTGACGCTGAAGACGGCGTCTATCCGCTCGAGTTCGAAACCGCCGAGGACGTTGCGGTTTCGAACTCCCGGCATTCATCGAGAAGTACAACGCCAGGCGCCTTCATTCATCGCTTGGCTATCTCAATCCCGACCAGTACGAAAAGAAGCACGCCCGGCCGCCGGTCAAAGACGCTGCCTGATCGTGCCCGGCCCAAGGGGCCCACTCCAGCGGCCGGCGTAAAAGTCGGCCACTTTTGCCCTTTCTGGCGACAGGGAGGGTGGACGACATGTTCTTGCCTCCTGAGGCCTTCGACTGAGCTCTGAACGTGGCCATGGCGCATAGCGGCGGGCGGACCGTCATCATTGACGCCGGGCTCGTGCTGGACCCGAATCTTAACCTGCCGCGAGCCGGACAATTGATCGGGAGATTGGAGGCTGCTGGCGTCGATCTCGCCTCCGTGACGGACGTCGTGCTGACGCACATGCATATGGATCATGTCGGCGGGTTGCTCGTCGACGGGGTAAAGGGACGGCTGCGTCCGGATCTGCGGATCCACGTGGCGGCCGCCAAAGTGAAGTTCTGGGAGGCGCCCGACTTCAGGTCAATTCGCGCAGACCGGCTGTCGGGAAAGAGCAAAACCAACCACCTTGTCGCCCGACGGCAATGTGACCACGCTTGCAGCACTGACGGCGAAGCGGGCGGGGTGTGACTGGCTCCATCCGGAACGGCCTGCTGGATCTGGGTGCGAAGATCGAGGGAAAGGCTTTCGACATGTCCACCGGCCTCTGTCTCAGGTGGACATCTTGAATCAGACCAAACCTCCGAACGGAAACCCCCACGGTTCAAACAGATAGGATTCCGTTGCAAGACACGCCTGCGCCGGAGTGGGCGACGTCAGGCGACAACCCGCACCGGGTTCCCTTCGGCGAACGCGCGGATATCCTCGACCATCTGGCCGTAGAACAGCCGGAGGTTCGCTTCGGTCACATAGCCGAGATGCGGCGAGATCTGGATCTTCGGCTCGGCGCGATAGGGATGTTCGAGCGGCAGCGGCTCTTCGTCATAGACATCGAGACAGGCGCCGGCGATGCGGCCCGCCCGGACGGCGTCTAAGAGCGCTCCCTCCTCTACGATCGGGCCGCGAGAGGTGTTTACGAGAATTGCGCCCGGCCGCATCAGTGCGAGCGCCTCCGCGCCCACGAGGCCGCGCGTACGCTGAGAGAGTTGGAGATGGATCGAGAGGAAGTCGGAAGCCCGGAACAGGTCTGTCTTCGATACATGGCCGACGCCCAGTTCCGCGCAGCGCTCCGCGGTGAGGTTCTCGCTCCAGGCGATCACGTTCATCTCGAATGCTGCGGCGATGCGAGCAACCCGCTCGCCGAGACGGCCGAGCCCGAGAACGCCCAGTGTCTTGCCGCTGAGATCTAGCCCGATCGTCTCCTGCCAGACGGCGCCGGCCTTCAGCCGCGCGTTCTCATGGCCAACCTTTCGGGCAAATTCGAGCATATGGGCGAAGACCAGCTCAGCCGTGGGGTGCACGGCCGAGTCGGTGCCGCACACGCTCACCCCCCGGGCATTCGCCGCAGCAACGTCGATCGCCGCATTGCGCGCTCCGGAGGTCGCTATCAGCCTGAGCTTCGGCAGCGCCCCGATAATCTCGGCGGTGAAGGGCGTGCGCTCGCGCATCAGGCAGATGATCTCGAAATCCGCCAGGGCGGCGGCGATTTCCGCGGCGCCACCGATCGGAGCGTTGAACACCGTGATCTCCACCTGCCTCGTCAGCGACCCCCAGTCCGCCATCGAGAGGGCGGCGTTCTGATAATCGTCGAGAATCGCGCAGCGCATCCGATCCGTCTCCTTCGTGTTGCCGCACTACACTCATACTCTCGTAACCTGGAGTCCCGGCCGAAGTTGAATTTCCTCGGCCGGGTTGCCGGTTAGGCGCGGTAGGTCAGAAAATCGCACCTGCATGCCCGCGAAAAGGATGCCGTTAGAGTGGAGCCCTACCTGCTAGCGATGAACGGCCATTTCTGTCGCCTCGCTCAGGCGTCGAGAACGACCGCCACATAGACGAAGCCGGCGCCTATGGCGACGTAGGTCAAGTCCGCCACCCAGAGTTGGTCGGGGCCATGGACCTCGAAGTCGCGTGCGACGAACGGGAAGATCGGCCCGTCGTGGTCGCTGTCTGCGGTGCGGGTGAAGCGCCGTCTTCTCCGCGGGGTGAGGTCATGCTCGCGCATCAGCCGACGAGCCTTCTTGGCGTTGATGATTTGGCCTCGATGGCGGAGCTCGACGCCGACATGGCGGTAGCCATAGCACTCGAACTCGTCGGTGATCGTGCGGATTTCCGCTACGATCACGTCGTCGGACAGCCTTGTCTCTGGCGCAGCGTAGAAGGTGGAGCATGGCACGTCCACCAGCGCACACCCCCGTTCGATGGAGAGGCCGCGGGGCCGCTCGTCGCGGATATAGGCGCGCTTCTCGGGGAGCGTGCGTTATTCTGAACCCCCTTTAGAAACTCGATCTCGAGTGCTTGACGTCCGACAAGCCGCTCGAGCGCGGCGATCCGCGCCTCGCACTCGGTCAGCAGCTCGGCCGACGCCATGTCCTGGTCGAGCGAACCGGCCTCCGCCTTCTCGACCCGGATCCGGATCAGGTTGCGAGGCAGGTCATGGCGTCGGCCGAGCGCGTGAAGCGTCTCCCCGGCGTGGTACTCGGCAACGATCTGACGCTTGAAGTCGATGCTGTGGCTGCGGTGTCTGGGCATTGGCCTTATTCCTCAGAAAGCCCGACCCCGGTCAATCGCAAGCCGCTCAATCTGTCCAATCCGAGGGGCGCACTCCAGGAGAGGCCGCAGCCGCAATCAAGGGCGAACTCACTCCGCGCGGCGCGGCGACGCCAGCAGAAACTCGGTGACGACCTGGTTGAACAACGCGGGCCGCTCCAGATGCGCGATATGCGCACAGTCCGGCAGAATGGCCAGTTGCGCGTCCGGCAGGCCGCGGCGCAAGCCGACGAACTGCTCCAGCGAAAAGGATCGATCACGCTCGCCGGCGATGACCAGAGTCGGCATCGCGATTTCGGCCAGGCGCGCGCGAATGTCCCAATCGCTGCAGGCGGCGAGCGTCGCGGCCGCCTTTTCCACGTCGACATTCGTCAATGCTTCGCGGCAGAGGTCAAAATACGGGGTGTCCGCTCCCTCGACGAACCAGGTTTCGGCGATGCGCGTCGCCGTCGCGGCCAGCCCGTCCCGGCGAAAGCGCGCCACTGACTCCCCGACGGTCTCGAAGCGCGCGGCGGTATCGATGAAGGCGGAGCTCCCGTAGATCACCAGACGCTCAACGCGGTCCGGTTGCGCCAGCGCCATCTCCTGCACGATGAAGCCGCCTATCGAGCTGCCGACAAGATGGAAACGCTCCACTCCAAGCGCGTCCAGCTGTTCGAAAACGGCTGCGCTGAAGTCGCGCGGCGCGCCTGGCGCTGGCGACGCGGCGCTGGCCCCGAAACCCGGCAGATCGACGGCGATGGTGTCAAAGAAGCGGGCGAAATGCGCCATCGCCGGCCGCCAGAGGCAGCTGCCGCCGAGAAAGCCGTGCACCAGAACTAGCGTCGGCCCTTGCCCGCGTCGGACGTAGTTGATCATCGTTTCACCTCAGTACGTTTGGCAGCCAGAGCGCCAGGTTGGGGAACAGGAACAGCAATACGATCATCATCGCCAGCATCGCGACGAAGGGCAGGCTGCCAACGATGACATCGGTGATCGACACCTTGTCGGGGGCCAGCCCCTGGATGACGAACAGGTTGAGCCCGACCGGAGGCGTCAACACCGCGATCTCCATGGTGATGGTGAAGACGATGCCGAACCAAACCAGATCGAAGCCGAGCGCCTGCACGATGGGGAACACCGTCGGCAAGGTGATGAACAGCATCGAGGTTGGCTCAAGGAACATGCCGATCACCAGATAAAAGAGAATGATCAGGCAAATCAGCACGGTCGGCGGCAACGCCGTCGCGGTCAGCGCGGCGGCCAACTCCTGCGGCACGCCATAGAAATTCAGCACGTAGCCGAACAGCAGCGCCCCCGCCAGCATCAACCCCAGAAAGCCCATGGTGCGCATGGTCGCCAGCAACGCCTGGCCGAGGGCCGCGACGGTGAGGCCGCCGAAAGCGAAGGCGAGCAGCAAGGTGAACACCACCGCGACGGCGGCCGCTTCGGTGGGCGTGGCGACGCCGAAGTAGATCGAGGCGATGATGACGAAGCCGATGATGAGAACCGGAGACACGCCGACCACCAGATCGCGCCAATCGAAGCGCTGCCCGTCGGCGCGCGCGGGCACGCCAGACGGGTCGAACAGGCGCCAGCCCAACACCACCAGCGCGAAGAGCAGGGTCATCACCAGGCCCGGCGCGACGCCGGCGACGAAAAGCTGGCCGATCGAGGTGTCGGTGATGATGCCGAAGTAAAGCAGGATAAGGCTGGGCGGGAGCAGCACGCTGAGCGTGCCGCCGGCCGCGACGACGCCGGCGGCCAGGCGCCGGTCATAGCCGAGCCGCAGCATCTCCGGCAGCGCGACCCCGCCGATGGTGAGCGCCCCGATCATGCTTGAGCCGCAGACGGCGCCGAAACCGGCGCAGGCGCCGACGCTGCCGATGGCCGCCGATCCCGGCATGCGGACCCCGCGATGCATCGCGCGGTAGAGCGCCGTGCCGATATTCGAGCGGCCGACCAGCTCCCCCAGGAAGACGAACAGCGGCACCGCCAGCAGGATGTAGTTGAACCAGGTCTGCCAGATCATGAACTCCGCGCCCATCAGGGCCCGGCGCAGGTCCTGGACATGCCAGAAGAACGGGATCGCGGCGCCGGCCAGCGCGAAGGGCAGCGGAAGGCCGATGGCGACGAGCACAAGCAACAGCGCCAGAATGCCGGCGAGCGCCTCGTACCACTCCATCTCAACGCTCCCCGCCGAGGAAATTCTCGGCAAGACGGATCATCGCAAGACCTATGAAGACGACGAACGCCAGCGCGACCGGGATCCACAACCAGAATTCGGGCCACTCGATCACGTTGGAGACCGAACCGTTGCGCCATGTGCGCGAGACGGCTTTGACCGCGACGGTGGCGAAGAAGACGCCGATCGCCGCCATCAGCATCAGGTTGAAGATATCCAGGGCCCGCTTCACCGGCCCCGGCAGCACGTCCAGCAGCAGCGTGACCCGCGGCAACGCGTCGCTCTTGAACGCATGGGCGAGCCCGAGAAACGCAATCGGCACCAGCAGCAGCGCCGTGGCCTCGGTGACCAGCGCGTCGGGCGCGCGGAACGCATAGCGCGCCACGACGCCGTAACTGATCCACAAGGTCACGACCGCCATCAAGGCGGCGCCGAACCAGGCGAGCCCGTCCGCCGCCCATGCGAAACCACGACGCAACCGCCCCACGCCGCCGCTGTCGTCAGCAGGCAGCCTCAAAATGCGTAGGCCTCGAACAAGGCTTCGACCTCGGCGCCGAGCTCGGGCCCGCAATTCTCATCCTGCTTGACCTCGTCCCACCAGCCGTCCTGAAGCTGCGCCACCATGCGGGCGCGGTCGTCCTTGCTGACGGAACGGGCGTTCAGGCCGCCGTTCATTACCGCGTCGCCGACCTTGCGGTCGATCCAGTCGGTATAGCGCGGAGAGGTCCATTCCTCGGCCTCGCTGGCCGCCGCCAGAACCGCCTTCTGATCCTCCGGAGAAAGCTCGTCGAAGCGGTCCTTGTTCATGGTGTAGACGGTGTTGCCGTAGTAGAGGTCGGCGTTCACCATATACGGCAGCACTTCGAAGAGGCCGAGCGACTGAGATGTCGCCACGCCCATGTTGATGCTGTCGACGACGCCGCGTTCGGCGGCCTGATAGGTTTCGGCCGGCGGAATGAACACCGGCGAGCCGCCCCACAACTCGATGGTCTTGGTTACGATCGGGCTGACCGAGCGAACCAGGCGCTCTTCGAGTTGGTCGAGCTTCTCGATTGGTTCACGGAAGAACCATTCCTGATCATAGGAGAAGTTCGAGGACATCAGCACCACCGCGCCAGCCTCCTCGAACTGCTTGCCGATGAGCGCCATCAGCTTTCTGTCGAATTCGACGTGCTTGCTGTAGTCGATCGGGGTTGGCGCGAAAAACACCTTCCTGTAGCAGGACACCCGAGCGTCGACGAGGGGCGTCGCCGCGGCGTCGGCCAGGCCGGCGGTCACGGCATCCCAGGCCTTGGGCAGCGGCGCCAGCGTGCTGGACGGGAACAGCTTGAACGTGACCCGCCCGTCCGTTTTCTGCTTCACCAGGTCGGCGAATTTCTCCAGACCCTTGTAGCGGATATCGGCGGTGGTCACGTAAGTGCCGAGATGCAGCTCCGTCGCGTTCGCAGCCGTCGTCGTCGCTGCGGCGCCGAAGGCCATCAGCGCCGCGCTCAAGGTGGTGCGCATTGTCTTCATTGCAGTCTCCCGGTTGCTTGTTGTTGCGGTATTCGTGTTCGGCCGAAACATTCGCGCGCGACATGCAGTCAGCGCAGCCGAATCTCCATGAGGATCAAACCCGCCCTCTCGCGTTCGCGGGAGGCGGATACGCCCGCCCGCGCCGCGCCTGAGAATGGCGTGCAGTCCTTCAAGCGCATGCAGTCCATTATCGCTGGCGCGCGCCGGCGACGGAGCTGGCGCGGCGGCGGATGGCGCCTCGCCCGGCCCCCATCACCATGGCCGCCGAGGCCCCGACTCTGGATGCGGGTAAGGCGCGCCAGAGTCCCCGCGGGGCGCACAGCGGCTTGGCCGTGACGTCCATGTTTCCCTCCGGCGCATTTTAAACTATATAGGACTGTAGCAATGAGGCGTTATCCCGTCTAGGGCTTTCGTCGGTGCTGGCAAGCGGAAGGCGGCTCGTGTCAGTCAAATCCCTGGATGAAATCTCGC encodes:
- a CDS encoding allantoinase PuuE, which codes for MPSYDRDLIGYANNPPNPRWPSGARVALNFVMNYEEGSEPSVQDGEGYTETGLTEAPLDPGVKGRDLAGEGMFAYGSRVGFWRLMRLFQERGLPLTVFGCALAIERNPKAAAAIASSGFDVCCHGWRWVPHYHLSEEEEREHIRKAIASLQQTIGERPLGWYCRYGPSVNTRKLLMEEGGFLYDSDAYDDELPYWTKVNGDPHLVVPYSLTHNDGKFINGGIATGGQFFEFLKDGFDMLWREGKGTPKMMSVGLHMRLIGHPARAAGLERFLDYVSAHKNVWITRRLDIAEHWRTHHPFPEART
- a CDS encoding transposase; this encodes MPRHRSHSIDFKRQIVAEYHAGETLHALGRRHDLPRNLIRIRVEKAEAGSLDQDMASAELLTECEARIAALERLVGRQALEIEFLKGVQNNARSPRSAPISATSGPAASPSNGGVRWWTCHAPPSTLRQRQGCPTT
- a CDS encoding IS3 family transposase produces the protein MIVAEIRTITDEFECYGYRHVGVELRHRGQIINAKKARRLMREHDLTPRRRRRFTRTADSDHDGPIFPFVARDFEVHGPDQLWVADLTYVAIGAGFVYVAVVLDA
- a CDS encoding D-2-hydroxyacid dehydrogenase family protein, translated to MRCAILDDYQNAALSMADWGSLTRQVEITVFNAPIGGAAEIAAALADFEIICLMRERTPFTAEIIGALPKLRLIATSGARNAAIDVAAANARGVSVCGTDSAVHPTAELVFAHMLEFARKVGHENARLKAGAVWQETIGLDLSGKTLGVLGLGRLGERVARIAAAFEMNVIAWSENLTAERCAELGVGHVSKTDLFRASDFLSIHLQLSQRTRGLVGAEALALMRPGAILVNTSRGPIVEEGALLDAVRAGRIAGACLDVYDEEPLPLEHPYRAEPKIQISPHLGYVTEANLRLFYGQMVEDIRAFAEGNPVRVVA
- a CDS encoding MBL fold metallo-hydrolase — encoded protein: MAHSGGRTVIIDAGLVLDPNLNLPRAGQLIGRLEAAGVDLASVTDVVLTHMHMDHVGGLLVDGVKGRLRPDLRIHVAAAKVKFWEAPDFRSIRADRLSGKSKTNHLVARRQCDHACSTDGEAGGV
- a CDS encoding TRAP transporter small permease; the encoded protein is MRLPADDSGGVGRLRRGFAWAADGLAWFGAALMAVVTLWISYGVVARYAFRAPDALVTEATALLLVPIAFLGLAHAFKSDALPRVTLLLDVLPGPVKRALDIFNLMLMAAIGVFFATVAVKAVSRTWRNGSVSNVIEWPEFWLWIPVALAFVVFIGLAMIRLAENFLGGER
- a CDS encoding ureidoglycolate lyase; translation: MSRVIRTEPLTSERFERYGDVLVPPSSAGRNFFEASLRNDRLDVGASLSLSRVEAAESFPLKALRMERHEKSSQSFVPLGPVRFLVLVAPHAAEGGPNMGEARAFLAQGGVGVTYGADVWHHPLSVFQAPAGFAVFMWRDGGPEDEEFVDIEPLTVLPMEDI
- a CDS encoding alpha/beta fold hydrolase translates to MINYVRRGQGPTLVLVHGFLGGSCLWRPAMAHFARFFDTIAVDLPGFGASAASPAPGAPRDFSAAVFEQLDALGVERFHLVGSSIGGFIVQEMALAQPDRVERLVIYGSSAFIDTAARFETVGESVARFRRDGLAATATRIAETWFVEGADTPYFDLCREALTNVDVEKAAATLAACSDWDIRARLAEIAMPTLVIAGERDRSFSLEQFVGLRRGLPDAQLAILPDCAHIAHLERPALFNQVVTEFLLASPRRAE
- a CDS encoding GntR family transcriptional regulator; the encoded protein is MAQSRESANSSNQLNLTESSYQGLRAQIIDGTLPQGSVLTERRIAGVIGVSRTPLRAALVRLEGEGLVERLPNGAVMIRRFYIEDLLQILTVRRALEGEAAALATGRMNTRLAATLAADAARFANAQDVALEKFWQHDDAFHDSIAEANGEPLLQDMIMDLRRKARMCHAPRMPSNFVNQAKEHIRILKALAGDDPERSRREMHTHLHAVRLRLVNWLTGAVNA
- the dctP gene encoding TRAP transporter substrate-binding protein DctP encodes the protein MKTMRTTLSAALMAFGAAATTTAANATELHLGTYVTTADIRYKGLEKFADLVKQKTDGRVTFKLFPSSTLAPLPKAWDAVTAGLADAAATPLVDARVSCYRKVFFAPTPIDYSKHVEFDRKLMALIGKQFEEAGAVVLMSSNFSYDQEWFFREPIEKLDQLEERLVRSVSPIVTKTIELWGGSPVFIPPAETYQAAERGVVDSINMGVATSQSLGLFEVLPYMVNADLYYGNTVYTMNKDRFDELSPEDQKAVLAAASEAEEWTSPRYTDWIDRKVGDAVMNGGLNARSVSKDDRARMVAQLQDGWWDEVKQDENCGPELGAEVEALFEAYAF
- a CDS encoding TRAP transporter large permease gives rise to the protein MEWYEALAGILALLLVLVAIGLPLPFALAGAAIPFFWHVQDLRRALMGAEFMIWQTWFNYILLAVPLFVFLGELVGRSNIGTALYRAMHRGVRMPGSAAIGSVGACAGFGAVCGSSMIGALTIGGVALPEMLRLGYDRRLAAGVVAAGGTLSVLLPPSLILLYFGIITDTSIGQLFVAGVAPGLVMTLLFALVVLGWRLFDPSGVPARADGQRFDWRDLVVGVSPVLIIGFVIIASIYFGVATPTEAAAVAVVFTLLLAFAFGGLTVAALGQALLATMRTMGFLGLMLAGALLFGYVLNFYGVPQELAAALTATALPPTVLICLIILFYLVIGMFLEPTSMLFITLPTVFPIVQALGFDLVWFGIVFTITMEIAVLTPPVGLNLFVIQGLAPDKVSITDVIVGSLPFVAMLAMMIVLLFLFPNLALWLPNVLR